TCAACTAAAAAATTGGAGAGTTTATGAAAATTATAAAAGTAAGAGATAAAGAGATAGAAATTGGTAAAAGAACATTGATTATGGGAATTCTTAATATAACTCCAGATTCTTTTTCTGATGGTGGAGATTATTATGATATTGATAAAGCTATAAATCATGCAAAAGAAATGGTAAGAGATGGAGCCGATATTATAGATGTAGGTGGAATGTCTACCCGTCCAGGACATGAAGAAATATCTGTTGAGGAAGAAATCAATAGAGTATTACCTGTTGTAAAAAGACTTGTAAAAGAGGTAGATTGTTTAATCTCTGTAGATACTTATAGATGGGAAGTAGCTTTGGAAGTTTTAAAAGTTGGAGCTCATATTATAAATGATGTATGGGGACTTCAATATGATAAGGGAGAGATGGCTAAAATTGTTGGAGAATACAAACCAATATTAGTGGTTATGCATAATCAAAATTCTAAAGAGTACAAAGAAGATATTATGCTATCTATGAGAAAGTTTTTTGAAAAAAGTTTTATGCTTATAGACAATAATAATATTCCTCATGAAAATGTTTTTATTGACCCAGGAATTGGTTTTGGTAAAGACATTAACCTTAATATTGAAGTTTTAAGAAGATTGGGAGAGTTAAAAGATATTGCTCCTATACTACTTGGTACTTCTCGTAAAAGATTTATAGGTACTTTACTTGGAGATATTCCACCTAAAGAGAGATGTGAGGGAACTATATCTACCAATATTTTAAGTATTGATAAAGGTGTGGAGATTATAAGAGTCCATGATGTATTAGAGCATAAAAAGGCTTTACTTGTGGCTGATAAATTAATAAGAGGATAAAAGAAAAATAGACCTAAGTAGAATATACTTAAGTCTATTTTTATATATACAAACATTCCTTGGGAGAATATGTATTAGCTTATTTTATATTTACACTATTGATATAACTTTTATGAGAAATATTAGATATCAACTCAAATGTATCAAATTGTTTTGGCACTATTAAAGAGCAAGTGAACATTTTTTCCTCTTCTATTTTCTTTATATTTTTTATTTTTATATTCATCTCTCTTAAAGTATTATAAATCTCTGCCACATTTGAATTTATACATTCATTTTCATTAAAAATTACTTCTAAATCAACAGTATATCTCTTATTAATAAGTGAGCTCTCAATTTGTTTTAATGTTACTAAGACCACTATAATAGCCAATCCAGCTGGTAAAGCTAGAGAATAGAATCCCCAACCAATTCCAAGCCCCAAACATCCTGTAGCCCAAATAGAAGCTGCTGTTGTAAGTCCACCTATTGTCCCTTTTTCTCTCATTATAGTTCCAGCTCCTAAAAATCCTATTCCACTTACCACTTGAGCTCCTATTCGTCCTAAATCTGTCTTTATAACTTGAGAAGCCTCTGGATAAATTAAAGCAAAATTCATAATATTAACTCTTAATTGGTCTTGTACCATAGAAACTATACAAGCTCCTAAACATACAAGTATATGTGTTCTAAATCCTGCCGGTCTATTATGAACACCTCTTTCATATCCAATCATTCCACCTATTATGATAGATGCAACTATTCTAATAATTATTTCTTTATTTGACAATACTAAATTAAATGAATCGTTCATCTTAGACCTCCCAAAAAAAAACAGACTCCCCCATTAAAATATGAAAAAGTCCTCTCTATCTCCACTTTTTATTAACTTGTTGAGTTTTATTATAGCACTAAATATCAAAATAGTCAAACACTTTTTTTAATAATAAAAAAAATTATACAATTTTCACTCTAATTAATTAATTATTTTAACTAATTCTGGAATAAAATCACAAAAATAAAATAAAACCTTACAAAAAATTAAATTATTTAACAAAAAATAAAAAAATTTGACAAAAAAATAAAATTACTATATAATGTTGTAGTCTAAATTTAATAAGCTTTGGTGATTAAGAGAGAAAGCTAAAAATTATTATTTTTTGGGTTTCTCTTTTTTTGTTGCTAAGTATATCTTAAAGAAAGGGAGGTTGTAAGTAAATATATTCATTTATTTAACTTACAAAATAAAAATGACTAAAAATTTCGCTCATAGAGGATTTAGTGGATGTTATCCTGAAAACACTATGCTTGCTTTTGAAAAAGCCATTGAAGTTGGAGCTGATGGTATTGAATTAGATGTTCAGCTTACTAAAGATGGGGAAGTTGTAATTATCCATGATGAAACAATTGACCGTACTACTGATGGAAAAGGTGAGGTTTCTTCTTATACTTATGAAGAATTACAAAAGTTTGATGCTTCTTTCAAATTTAGAGGTCAAATGGGATTTAATAAAATACCAACTTTAAGAGAATATTTTGAACTTGTAAAGGATACTGATATAATTACAAATATTGAATTAAAAACAGGTATCAAAGAATATTTAGGAATCGAGGAAAAAGTTTGGGATTTAATTAAAGAATATAGGTTAGAAGAAAAAGTTATTATTTCTAGCTTTAACCATTATTCTATAATGAGAATGAAAAAAATAGCACCTACATTAAAATATGGATTCCTAAGCGAAACTTGGATTGTTGATGCTGGTAAATATACTCATAATTTAGGTGTTCAATGTTATCACCCATATTTTCCTAATATGACAAAAGAAATAGTCGAAGAAATAAAATCTTATGGTATTGAAATAAATACTTTCACAGTCAACAAAGAGGAAGATATGAGAGATTTAATTGAAAAAGGTATTGATATTATTATAGGGAACTATCCTGATTTAGCTAAAAAAATTATAAATGAATATAAATAAAATTAAGGGGGATTTACTTTATGGAACAACTAGAACAAATATTACTTATTGCTAATAAGTGGTTATGGGGAAGATGGCTTGTATTTGTACTTTTAGGTCTTGCTATCCTATACACTATTACAAATAACTTTATTCAAATCAGATATTTTAAATTTATCATTAAAAAGACTTTAATTGACTCTTTCAAATCTAGAAATGAGGAAAAAGGGAATGGGTCTATCTCTTCTTTCAAAGCTATGATGGTTACTCTAGCTGGTAATGTTGGAGGAGGAAATGTAGTTGGTATAGCCACAGCTATAGCTGCTGGAGGAATGGGAGCTGTATTTTGGATGTGGTTTGCTGCTTTCTTTGGAATGGCTTTAAAATATGGAGAGATTGTTCTTTCTCAAATGTATCGTGGAAAAGACTCTGAAGGAAATCTTTTAAGTGGACCTATGTACTATATTAGAGACGGTTTAAAAGCTCCATGGTTAGGAGTTGTTATAGCTGTTTTAATGTGTACTAAAATGATGGGAGCTAATCTTGTTCAATCTAATACAATTTCTGGTATATTAAAAGCTAACTATAATATACCTACTGTTGTTACAGGAGCTTGTTTAATTTGTTTATTAATGGCTATCACTCTTGGAGGATTAAAAAGAGTGGCTAACATTGCTACATCTTTAGTTCCTATGATGTCAATTTTCTATATAGTTGTTGGACTATTAGTTATATTATTAAATATCCAAGCTGTTCCTTCTGTATTTGCTAAAATATTCTCTGAAGCTTTCTCTTTTGAAGCTGTTGCTGGTGGTACAGGTGGTTATGTAATGACTAGAGCTTTACAATATGGAATTACTCGTGGAATGTACTCTAACGAAGCTGGAGAAGGTACAGCTCCATTTGCCCATGGTTCAGCTATCGTTGAACATCCTTGTGAAGAAGGAATTGCTGGAGTTACAGAAGTTTTCGTTGATACTATCATTATTTGTACAATAACAGCTTTAGTTGTTGGAGTTACTGGAATGTATGAAAGTGGTATTAGTGCTACTGTTATGGCTATTGAATCTTTTGGAACTATTTGGATACCACTAAAACATATAGCTACTTTTGCTCTATTAATATTCTGTTTCACTACTTTAATGGGACAATGGTTTAATGCTGCTAAGAGTTTCACTTATGCTTTTGGACCTGATATTACAGCTAAAGTTAAATATGTATTCCCATTCTTATGTATAGTTGGAGCTACTACTAAAATAGATTTAGTATGGACTATTCAAGACTTAGCTATGGGACTTGTTATCATCCCTAACTTAATAGCTTTAATTATATTATATCCTCAAGTTAGAGAAAAAACTAAAGAATATTTCTCTGACCCTAAATTCTATCCAGGAGCAAAAAAATAAGATAGAAAATAATTATTATAAAAAAGGTGGTGTAAATTTACACCACTATTTTTTTATTTCTTTATCACAAAAATTTCTAGTAACCATTTTTTATTTATTTCCTAAATATAAAAATATTGTATTTAAATAAAATTAAAATTTTTCCTATCTATATTCCAATTTTTTATAAAAAATAGAGGTTATTGTAAATTATTACAAATAACCTCTAACTCAATTATTTTTAATTTTTATTATAATTTATAAGTTATTTTTCCTGTAGCTGTTGATTCTCCATCTGTTTCTATTGAATATCCTACTCCAACCTCTACTTTATCTACTAAATCAAATGTTGCTGATACTGTAGCTATACCTACTCCACCTTCATGTTTTTTTACTGGTGTAGAAAATTCTTTTTCTACATCTAGTACTATAAACTCATCTCTCCAATCATCTACATTCATCAATTCTTTTTTCCATCCTAAATCTAAAGCAAATTTAACATTTGATTTATCTGTTAATTTTACTTTTTGACCTAATGTAGCCTTTACATAAACTTCATTAGAAATATTTTTTCCTTCATCTACTTTGGCATTATTCCATTTTCCACCATCAACAGTTTTAATTCCACCATTTTCTTCAAATTCATCATGTCCAAAGAAAGTTGTATTTAGTCCAGCTGTTAATTTTAAACTACTCATATCTGTAAAAGATATGTCTTTTGAAAATTGGTTTTTCATACTGATACTGTATGAATCAAAGTCTGCTGTTCTTCCAACTCCTTCTTCACTATTTCTTTGAACTTTATTATTACTATATACACCATTTAAAGCTAGTGTATATGTTTTATCATTTTCCATTTCTTTATTAAATGTGTATCCCATTACAAAAGAATTTAAGTCATTTTTACTTTTATTTGAATACTCTATTTTTCCAGCTTGATACCCAATGAATATATTATCTCCTTGAATGAAAGAATTATCTTGAGATAAAACTAATGTTGTTTCTTTTAAATTGTATGGAATTGTTCTATAAACATCATCACTATTTTCTTTAGTATCTCTATAGAAAGCTCCTAATTTAAAATTATTTAACTCCACTACTGCCTCTGTTCCACTTTCACTTTGATTTGTATATACACCACTTATATATTGTTTAGAAAGTAATTTCTCTTGAGCATCAAGAAGACTTGTTCCTCTGTCTAAAATTTGAGCATTAAGGTTAGCATATTCTTTCGAAGAAATATCATATCTTTTTAGTGACATCCCACCACTTTCTTCAAATAGAATATATAAATTATCTAAATCTTGAGTCATAGATGTATAACCATCTACTTTTCCCTCAGCTATTTGAATTGTTTTTCCTGTATTTGTTGTAATAAATAGTCCATGTCTTCTTTGTGGTTTGTCTTTTGTATAACTTACTAAATATACTTGGTCATCTAATGCTAAAGTATTACTTTCACATTGGGCTATATCCTTTGGGATAAAGTCTTCCTCTACTCTTTCCCAAGTTTTTCCATTATCTGATGTACAATAAACTACTCTTTTTTTGTTTTCTCTACCTGTTTCTGCTTTTGCAGCAAGATATATTTTTCCATTATGATGGAAAATATTTGATTCACTTGTAATATCTGGTTTTCCAGCTTCACCTTCAGGATAGTTTTCTGGTCTTAGCATTCCTGAAGCTTTCCACGTTTTTCCTCCATCTTCACTATAAATATATCCTGAAGTACAAGTTTTCTTATCTGGTTTATCTGTATCATGATGCCAAGCTTGAACAGGCATATAAATAGTTCCATTATATGTCATTCCACTTCCTGGTCCTTGTAACATAAATTTATATCCATCAGGTAATAAATCTTTCATACTTTGACCTTTATCCCATGTTTTTCCTCCATCTTTTGAAGTATACATAATAAAATCAAAATTTCCTGTTTTATCCCCTATCCATTTATCATTTTGATATCCAAATAAGAAAGTATTTCCTGAGTTTGGGTCATGAACAATAGCAGGGTCAGATATTCCCAATTTATGACTTCCATTTGGTCTATTAATCTCTTTATCAGGTATTAATAATTGTTCTTCTGACCAAGTATTTCCACCATCATGAGATACTTTTACAGCAAAACCTATTCCATCTTGATAACCTATGTCAGTCCATCCATTTGGTCTATGGTCTCCAACAGCTATCAATGTCCCTTGAGAAGTTGAAGTTAAAGCTGGTATTCTATAGTAATTTCCTTCGTTTTGTCCTGGTTTATCAGCTTTATAAATCTCCATTTTTTCATTCCATCCATCTCCAGCCATAACTCCTGTTGCTAAAGC
This DNA window, taken from Fusobacterium sp. FSA-380-WT-3A, encodes the following:
- the folP gene encoding dihydropteroate synthase — its product is MKIIKVRDKEIEIGKRTLIMGILNITPDSFSDGGDYYDIDKAINHAKEMVRDGADIIDVGGMSTRPGHEEISVEEEINRVLPVVKRLVKEVDCLISVDTYRWEVALEVLKVGAHIINDVWGLQYDKGEMAKIVGEYKPILVVMHNQNSKEYKEDIMLSMRKFFEKSFMLIDNNNIPHENVFIDPGIGFGKDINLNIEVLRRLGELKDIAPILLGTSRKRFIGTLLGDIPPKERCEGTISTNILSIDKGVEIIRVHDVLEHKKALLVADKLIRG
- a CDS encoding MgtC/SapB family protein produces the protein MNDSFNLVLSNKEIIIRIVASIIIGGMIGYERGVHNRPAGFRTHILVCLGACIVSMVQDQLRVNIMNFALIYPEASQVIKTDLGRIGAQVVSGIGFLGAGTIMREKGTIGGLTTAASIWATGCLGLGIGWGFYSLALPAGLAIIVVLVTLKQIESSLINKRYTVDLEVIFNENECINSNVAEIYNTLREMNIKIKNIKKIEEEKMFTCSLIVPKQFDTFELISNISHKSYINSVNIK
- a CDS encoding glycerophosphodiester phosphodiesterase, which produces MTKNFAHRGFSGCYPENTMLAFEKAIEVGADGIELDVQLTKDGEVVIIHDETIDRTTDGKGEVSSYTYEELQKFDASFKFRGQMGFNKIPTLREYFELVKDTDIITNIELKTGIKEYLGIEEKVWDLIKEYRLEEKVIISSFNHYSIMRMKKIAPTLKYGFLSETWIVDAGKYTHNLGVQCYHPYFPNMTKEIVEEIKSYGIEINTFTVNKEEDMRDLIEKGIDIIIGNYPDLAKKIINEYK
- a CDS encoding sodium:alanine symporter family protein, with amino-acid sequence MEQLEQILLIANKWLWGRWLVFVLLGLAILYTITNNFIQIRYFKFIIKKTLIDSFKSRNEEKGNGSISSFKAMMVTLAGNVGGGNVVGIATAIAAGGMGAVFWMWFAAFFGMALKYGEIVLSQMYRGKDSEGNLLSGPMYYIRDGLKAPWLGVVIAVLMCTKMMGANLVQSNTISGILKANYNIPTVVTGACLICLLMAITLGGLKRVANIATSLVPMMSIFYIVVGLLVILLNIQAVPSVFAKIFSEAFSFEAVAGGTGGYVMTRALQYGITRGMYSNEAGEGTAPFAHGSAIVEHPCEEGIAGVTEVFVDTIIICTITALVVGVTGMYESGISATVMAIESFGTIWIPLKHIATFALLIFCFTTLMGQWFNAAKSFTYAFGPDITAKVKYVFPFLCIVGATTKIDLVWTIQDLAMGLVIIPNLIALIILYPQVREKTKEYFSDPKFYPGAKK
- a CDS encoding exo-alpha-sialidase, which gives rise to MKKLTLLTLFCALATGVMAGDGWNEKMEIYKADKPGQNEGNYYRIPALTSTSQGTLIAVGDHRPNGWTDIGYQDGIGFAVKVSHDGGNTWSEEQLLIPDKEINRPNGSHKLGISDPAIVHDPNSGNTFLFGYQNDKWIGDKTGNFDFIMYTSKDGGKTWDKGQSMKDLLPDGYKFMLQGPGSGMTYNGTIYMPVQAWHHDTDKPDKKTCTSGYIYSEDGGKTWKASGMLRPENYPEGEAGKPDITSESNIFHHNGKIYLAAKAETGRENKKRVVYCTSDNGKTWERVEEDFIPKDIAQCESNTLALDDQVYLVSYTKDKPQRRHGLFITTNTGKTIQIAEGKVDGYTSMTQDLDNLYILFEESGGMSLKRYDISSKEYANLNAQILDRGTSLLDAQEKLLSKQYISGVYTNQSESGTEAVVELNNFKLGAFYRDTKENSDDVYRTIPYNLKETTLVLSQDNSFIQGDNIFIGYQAGKIEYSNKSKNDLNSFVMGYTFNKEMENDKTYTLALNGVYSNNKVQRNSEEGVGRTADFDSYSISMKNQFSKDISFTDMSSLKLTAGLNTTFFGHDEFEENGGIKTVDGGKWNNAKVDEGKNISNEVYVKATLGQKVKLTDKSNVKFALDLGWKKELMNVDDWRDEFIVLDVEKEFSTPVKKHEGGVGIATVSATFDLVDKVEVGVGYSIETDGESTATGKITYKL